A stretch of Cytophagales bacterium DNA encodes these proteins:
- a CDS encoding sigma-70 family RNA polymerase sigma factor: MKEPWSLALERELIKKSKRNSKYFEAIYDQYFNRIYRFTYKKVANEILAEEFTSETFYKALLKIRSYDEDRLTFSSWLFKIALNEIRMYFRKNQSAQYVISIDDLLRELIDEPGGINPTDKSHLEQALSALPEKDLSILELRFYENMPFKDIAELCDLTEGAVKMRVKRTIHKLREDYVEE; encoded by the coding sequence GTGAAAGAACCCTGGAGTCTGGCTCTGGAACGGGAGTTGATCAAAAAAAGTAAACGAAACTCCAAGTACTTTGAAGCAATCTATGATCAGTATTTCAACCGCATCTACCGCTTTACTTACAAAAAGGTAGCCAACGAAATACTCGCCGAAGAATTCACTTCAGAGACGTTTTACAAAGCACTTTTGAAAATAAGGAGCTATGACGAGGATCGTCTGACCTTTTCATCCTGGCTTTTCAAAATTGCTTTGAATGAGATACGTATGTATTTCCGAAAAAATCAGTCCGCACAATATGTCATAAGTATAGACGATTTGCTGCGTGAGCTGATCGATGAACCTGGGGGAATTAACCCAACTGATAAATCGCATCTGGAACAGGCCCTCTCCGCATTGCCGGAAAAGGACCTTTCTATTCTGGAATTGCGATTTTATGAAAACATGCCCTTCAAAGACATTGCTGAACTATGTGATCTGACGGAAGGGGCTGTGAAAATGCGAGTAAAAAGGACCATCCATAAACTGAGAGAAGACTATGTCGAAGAATAA
- the tpx gene encoding thiol peroxidase — protein sequence MAHVTLGGTPSNTSGELPEVGSKAPDFSFVKTDLSESSLSAYAGKKVILNIFPSVDTDTCATSVRKFNEKAASLDNTAILCISEDLPFAQKRFCGAEGIESVEAVSVFKKGNDFGASYGIGLVDGPFNGLLSRGIVVVDESGVVKHTELVSEVANEPDYDSALAAL from the coding sequence ATGGCACATGTAACCCTTGGGGGTACACCCTCCAATACGTCTGGTGAACTTCCCGAAGTAGGATCAAAAGCACCGGATTTCAGTTTTGTAAAAACAGACCTTTCTGAAAGTTCATTATCTGCATATGCAGGAAAGAAGGTCATTCTTAACATATTCCCTAGCGTGGATACGGATACCTGCGCTACTTCGGTGAGAAAATTCAATGAGAAGGCAGCATCACTGGATAACACGGCTATTCTCTGCATTTCCGAAGACCTACCTTTCGCTCAGAAAAGATTTTGTGGTGCAGAAGGCATTGAATCCGTTGAAGCCGTATCGGTTTTCAAAAAAGGAAATGATTTTGGAGCATCTTATGGCATCGGATTGGTAGATGGCCCTTTTAACGGTTTACTATCAAGAGGAATTGTAGTTGTGGATGAATCAGGTGTGGTGAAACACACGGAACTGGTCTCTGAAGTAGCCAATGAGCCAGATTACGACTCAGCCTTAGCAGCGTTGTAA
- a CDS encoding nuclear transport factor 2 family protein, which translates to MEIKDIANRLVELCKVGDWDTAQKELYHTDCVSIEPEGMPDNVVKGMDAIKKKGEIFASMIEESHGGEVSEPLIADDYFSVMMGYDVTFKDRGRVKETEICVYKVADGKIVSEEFFYVVPPMG; encoded by the coding sequence ATGGAAATCAAAGACATTGCAAATCGACTCGTAGAACTATGTAAAGTCGGCGACTGGGATACAGCCCAAAAAGAACTCTATCACACGGATTGTGTCAGTATCGAACCTGAAGGCATGCCAGATAATGTGGTGAAAGGGATGGATGCAATCAAAAAGAAGGGTGAAATTTTTGCTAGCATGATAGAGGAATCCCACGGAGGCGAAGTGTCTGAACCTTTGATCGCTGATGACTACTTCTCAGTGATGATGGGTTATGATGTCACCTTTAAAGATCGTGGCAGAGTGAAAGAAACAGAGATCTGTGTTTACAAAGTAGCTGATGGAAAAATCGTCAGCGAAGAATTTTTCTATGTCGTCCCTCCTATGGGTTGA
- a CDS encoding DNA-3-methyladenine glycosylase: protein MNDIKAKWDHLPRLSEDFYTRDDVVRIAKDLIGKYVFTQFQHQLTGGRIVETEAYSGRFDKACHAFLKRTKRTETMYQTGGIAYIYLCYGIHHMFNIVTNKEGLADAVLIRAVEPVIGLDTIIDRRGGDKKYTLTKGPGSLGQALGFNKSQTGTSLIESEVMWLAEDPKATPLEMEIDRRVGVDYAQEDALLPWRFFEKGSKWVSKKVQKPLILADSK, encoded by the coding sequence ATGAATGACATTAAGGCCAAGTGGGATCATTTGCCAAGATTATCAGAGGACTTTTATACCCGTGATGATGTAGTCCGGATTGCTAAAGACTTGATCGGTAAGTATGTTTTCACCCAATTTCAACATCAATTAACCGGTGGGCGAATTGTAGAAACGGAAGCTTATTCAGGTCGATTTGATAAAGCTTGTCATGCCTTTCTTAAGCGAACCAAACGGACGGAAACCATGTACCAAACCGGAGGAATTGCGTATATCTATCTGTGTTATGGCATTCACCACATGTTCAATATCGTGACGAATAAAGAAGGTTTGGCGGATGCGGTTTTGATCCGGGCTGTTGAACCGGTGATTGGATTAGATACCATCATCGATAGGAGAGGAGGCGATAAGAAGTACACTTTGACGAAAGGACCGGGTTCTCTGGGACAGGCTTTGGGCTTTAATAAGTCCCAGACAGGAACTTCATTGATCGAGAGTGAAGTCATGTGGTTAGCGGAAGACCCTAAGGCAACTCCACTGGAAATGGAGATAGATCGAAGGGTAGGAGTAGATTATGCGCAGGAAGATGCCTTGTTGCCCTGGCGCTTTTTTGAAAAAGGCAGTAAATGGGTGAGCAAGAAAGTGCAGAAACCGTTGATCCTGGCAGACTCTAAATAA
- a CDS encoding ABC transporter permease yields MSKSNKPYLPPRWLDQILKVCCDPDQLEEIMGNLHERYQLRKVRSSNKVMLFWFYFREVLAYLRPQFSRRIRIDNPNHLTMIERHLKTSTRSILRNKTLSLINIGGLALGITCFLCLYLWIDAETSVNKFHKHAEELYTVYFTETTPQGKYGNYEIPFNYVDTNMDGSKILANELKAQFPEIREATTYATSYELPWGHACTFRLKDKRQKFEGSVAGPGFFRLFSFPLLAGDPETALSTRSGIAISRSMAESFFDSHSDAMGQTLRYENVRDFVITAVFEDVKDNSSLQFDYLINWDLTHNDNILLSSSGINTFLLLEKSASPEALQAKLQDFLQDRLNSWEMDVTLGIQPFKDQYLISNFVEGKPLNGRIEYIRIFSVVAFFILLVACINFMNLVTAQSIKKAKEMSIRKVIGSSRYSLIMQSLTESILMTVIAMILALMLTWNFQPIISEITGKHLIMPLHLASFWTLILMLVVSIGCVSGFYPALFLSSVKPNLVLQRNSKPKGKSAWLQKGLVILQFSISMLLMVATIVVSRQTHFIQNTHLGYDKENLIAVRIEGKLTERQQYLLLKQELQQMPGIQLVDRSSEAPHNMGFEMMPPFEWQGQAKGEGVSFLPTSVGYDFVEIMNLQIKEGRNFDRRIASDSTAFMVNEIALKQMNMTDPIGKWISAWDKRGPIIGILKDYHASSLHDPIKPLIVDVKEDLDFGLILVKTQPGATIEALSSMEKAFQEFNPNFPLAYSFVDDEYSALYNSEMIINKLSNAFASLAMVISCLGLLGLAISAAASRIKEMGIRKVLGASVSNILTLFSSGFLRLIATAFLIATPVSWWLLNTWLDGFAYRVHLSWWIFIVTGLITLVLALLTIGIQAMKTAASNPVTALRSE; encoded by the coding sequence ATGAGCAAGAGCAACAAACCTTACCTACCTCCAAGATGGCTGGACCAAATACTAAAAGTCTGCTGTGATCCGGATCAGCTGGAAGAAATCATGGGGAATCTGCACGAACGTTATCAGTTGAGAAAAGTACGTTCCAGCAATAAGGTGATGCTCTTCTGGTTCTATTTTAGGGAAGTGCTCGCTTACCTCCGCCCCCAATTCTCCCGTCGAATCCGCATTGACAATCCAAACCACCTTACCATGATCGAAAGACATTTGAAGACCTCAACAAGAAGTATCCTTCGCAACAAAACACTTTCCCTGATCAATATCGGTGGTCTGGCACTCGGTATCACATGTTTTTTATGCTTGTACTTATGGATTGACGCTGAAACATCTGTCAACAAATTTCATAAGCACGCTGAGGAGCTCTACACAGTGTACTTCACAGAAACAACGCCACAGGGGAAATACGGCAATTATGAAATACCTTTCAATTATGTAGATACTAATATGGATGGCTCGAAAATATTAGCGAATGAGCTCAAAGCACAATTCCCGGAAATTCGAGAAGCCACAACATACGCTACCTCCTACGAGTTGCCCTGGGGACACGCATGTACGTTTCGATTGAAAGACAAACGGCAAAAATTTGAAGGCTCCGTAGCAGGTCCAGGCTTCTTCAGATTGTTTTCTTTCCCTCTGCTTGCAGGTGATCCTGAAACGGCACTATCTACACGATCAGGGATTGCTATTTCCAGAAGTATGGCCGAATCATTCTTCGACTCACACTCGGATGCTATGGGACAAACCTTGCGCTACGAGAATGTCAGAGATTTCGTCATTACTGCGGTCTTTGAGGATGTGAAAGACAATAGCAGTTTGCAATTTGATTACTTGATCAACTGGGACTTGACCCATAATGATAATATTCTGCTCTCCAGCAGTGGTATCAACACCTTTCTTCTCCTGGAAAAATCAGCCAGCCCTGAGGCTTTGCAAGCAAAGCTTCAGGATTTCTTGCAAGACCGCTTAAACTCCTGGGAGATGGATGTTACACTAGGCATTCAACCCTTTAAAGATCAATACCTCATCTCCAACTTTGTAGAAGGAAAACCGCTGAACGGTAGAATTGAGTATATCCGAATCTTCTCCGTTGTGGCCTTCTTTATTTTACTGGTTGCCTGTATCAATTTCATGAATCTGGTGACGGCTCAATCCATCAAAAAAGCCAAAGAAATGAGCATCAGAAAAGTAATCGGCTCTTCTCGATATTCATTGATCATGCAGTCGCTGACTGAGTCTATCCTGATGACCGTGATCGCTATGATACTGGCACTGATGCTTACCTGGAATTTCCAGCCGATCATTTCTGAGATTACGGGCAAGCATTTAATAATGCCATTGCACCTGGCGTCTTTTTGGACATTGATCTTAATGCTGGTAGTGAGTATCGGATGTGTTTCAGGCTTCTACCCAGCATTATTCCTCTCGTCTGTTAAACCAAATTTGGTCTTGCAACGAAATAGCAAACCCAAAGGCAAGTCTGCATGGCTGCAAAAAGGGCTGGTCATTTTGCAATTCAGCATCTCCATGCTGCTGATGGTTGCCACCATTGTCGTCTCCAGACAAACTCATTTTATTCAAAATACCCATTTAGGATACGACAAGGAGAACCTGATAGCTGTCCGGATCGAAGGAAAGCTCACAGAAAGACAACAATACTTGCTGTTGAAACAAGAGCTTCAACAGATGCCGGGCATCCAGCTTGTCGATCGTAGTAGCGAAGCGCCTCATAACATGGGCTTTGAAATGATGCCTCCTTTTGAATGGCAAGGACAAGCGAAAGGTGAAGGAGTAAGTTTCTTACCTACTTCAGTAGGATATGATTTTGTAGAGATCATGAACCTGCAGATTAAAGAGGGGCGTAATTTCGATCGACGGATCGCTAGCGATTCCACTGCTTTCATGGTCAATGAAATCGCACTTAAACAAATGAACATGACCGATCCAATCGGTAAATGGATATCTGCCTGGGATAAACGAGGACCGATCATCGGTATCCTGAAAGATTACCACGCAAGCTCTTTGCATGATCCGATCAAGCCACTGATCGTGGATGTTAAAGAAGACCTGGATTTTGGTTTAATTCTGGTAAAAACTCAACCAGGAGCAACGATTGAGGCGCTATCCAGTATGGAAAAAGCTTTTCAAGAGTTTAATCCCAATTTTCCGTTGGCCTATTCCTTTGTGGATGATGAATACAGTGCCCTGTACAACAGCGAAATGATCATCAATAAACTTTCCAATGCGTTTGCTTCACTGGCAATGGTCATTTCTTGTTTAGGTCTGCTAGGTTTAGCCATTTCGGCTGCCGCATCCAGAATCAAAGAAATGGGAATTCGTAAGGTGCTTGGAGCTTCTGTTTCCAATATCCTGACCCTATTTTCCAGTGGATTCTTAAGATTGATTGCCACTGCTTTTTTAATCGCCACACCCGTATCCTGGTGGTTACTCAACACATGGCTCGATGGTTTTGCCTACCGGGTCCATCTATCCTGGTGGATTTTCATTGTAACCGGTTTAATTACACTGGTATTGGCACTATTGACCATTGGTATACAGGCCATGAAAACGGCAGCCTCCAACCCTGTGACTGCCCTTAGATCAGAATAA
- a CDS encoding OmpA family protein, which produces MMTVQFVFAQVAFVGQSQKIDSLNSVSDEGFLQLSQDLETLYFTRSKSPQNVGALNNPGGIWQSSFGEGIWNPPVISDIEDPGVKGVIIGTDRGDKVLFAEIKPNFNTYQTELYTGSKTQPINQRPLEIPYFLNESDVISGYLSADGSILLLSLEGRATYGVEDIYVSFRQGNGWTSLKNLSSAINTPFQEFTPFLSRDNENLYWSSNGRDDGLGSFDIYTSKRLDDTWQRWSEPVNLGPWINTEGAETSFQLGREYAYFISTQNSDGYGDIRRIKLKDVIDVSEDTDSIAIPIAESTSITFNLKDEETNETVTAKILAKSTSVDLSLEAASSFELPYAIGEDIQVLAEAHGYMVMEQIITSTELDSVNQVDLMMVPLTVGRTIQLDHVLFHRGTDDFIEGSQEQLDQVVNILKENTSLKILVKGHTDNQGDPSRNLALSERRAKKVRDYILRQGFTSKRVQAKGYGGNAPLHSNAQEETRRLNRRVEFTIIE; this is translated from the coding sequence ATGATGACTGTGCAATTTGTTTTTGCGCAGGTTGCTTTTGTAGGACAATCCCAGAAAATTGATTCGCTGAATAGTGTTTCGGATGAAGGCTTCCTTCAATTAAGTCAGGATTTAGAAACACTTTACTTTACCCGATCCAAAAGCCCTCAAAACGTGGGCGCGTTGAATAATCCGGGCGGGATCTGGCAGAGTTCATTCGGTGAGGGAATTTGGAACCCGCCAGTCATATCAGATATTGAAGATCCTGGGGTAAAGGGAGTTATCATTGGAACCGATCGAGGAGATAAGGTACTTTTCGCCGAAATCAAACCTAATTTCAATACATATCAGACGGAGTTGTACACGGGTTCCAAAACGCAACCCATCAATCAGCGACCGCTGGAGATACCTTATTTTCTCAACGAAAGTGACGTCATTTCCGGTTACTTGTCGGCAGATGGTTCCATTCTTTTGTTGAGCCTGGAAGGGCGGGCAACCTATGGGGTCGAAGATATTTACGTTAGTTTTCGTCAGGGAAATGGATGGACTTCTTTGAAGAACTTAAGTTCTGCGATCAATACCCCTTTTCAGGAGTTTACTCCGTTCCTGTCCCGTGATAATGAGAATCTTTATTGGTCTTCCAATGGTCGGGATGATGGATTGGGTAGTTTTGATATCTATACTTCCAAGCGTCTGGATGATACGTGGCAGCGATGGTCGGAACCAGTCAACCTGGGACCATGGATCAATACGGAAGGGGCAGAGACTTCCTTTCAATTAGGAAGAGAATACGCTTATTTCATTTCTACACAAAACAGTGATGGTTACGGAGATATTCGACGGATCAAGTTGAAAGATGTCATTGACGTTTCCGAAGATACTGATTCAATCGCCATTCCAATTGCAGAATCCACCTCGATCACTTTCAACCTGAAAGACGAGGAGACCAATGAGACTGTAACGGCCAAAATTCTGGCGAAGAGTACCTCTGTGGACCTCTCTCTTGAAGCAGCCAGTTCTTTTGAATTACCCTATGCGATCGGAGAAGACATTCAGGTGCTGGCAGAAGCACACGGCTATATGGTGATGGAACAGATCATTACCAGTACAGAGCTGGATTCCGTCAATCAAGTGGATTTGATGATGGTGCCTTTGACTGTTGGGCGTACGATACAATTGGATCATGTGTTGTTCCATCGAGGGACAGATGACTTTATCGAAGGATCGCAGGAACAGTTGGATCAAGTCGTAAATATCCTAAAGGAAAATACAAGCCTTAAAATTTTGGTCAAAGGGCATACCGACAATCAGGGTGATCCAAGCCGAAACCTGGCTTTGTCCGAAAGGCGTGCAAAAAAAGTCAGGGACTATATTTTGAGACAAGGGTTCACCAGCAAACGCGTTCAAGCCAAAGGCTACGGAGGTAATGCACCACTCCACTCGAATGCCCAGGAAGAAACACGTCGCCTGAACCGGCGGGTAGAGTTTACGATTATTGAATAG
- a CDS encoding helix-turn-helix transcriptional regulator codes for MRRSDLGEFEELVLLTIATQFPDAYSVAIAEALEKDLKRTITTGATHAAMQRLEKKGYLTSRMGESTAERGGRRKRLYAVTVAGGKILEEVRQIRETLWSRIAPGAIPEIQSLQK; via the coding sequence ATGAGAAGAAGTGATTTAGGAGAGTTTGAGGAACTCGTATTATTGACCATCGCCACGCAGTTTCCGGACGCCTATAGTGTAGCAATTGCCGAAGCCCTTGAGAAAGACCTGAAAAGAACCATCACCACAGGTGCTACACATGCCGCCATGCAGAGGCTGGAAAAGAAGGGCTATTTAACTTCCCGAATGGGCGAATCCACTGCCGAACGAGGCGGGAGAAGAAAGCGGTTATATGCAGTCACAGTTGCCGGAGGAAAGATACTCGAAGAAGTACGGCAAATACGTGAAACCTTATGGAGTCGTATTGCTCCTGGTGCCATTCCTGAAATTCAATCTCTCCAAAAATGA
- the katG gene encoding catalase/peroxidase HPI → MENNTSSNGIGKCPFHGGNTSTGTTDKDWWPNSLNLDILNQHDEKTNPYGEDFDYREAVKDLDFDAVKADMHTLMTDSQDWWPADWGHYGGFMIRMAWHAAGTYRISDGRGGAGTGNQRFAPLNSWPDNTSLDKARRLLWPIKKKYGNKISWADLFILAGNAAYETMGLEMYGFSYGRPDIWHPEKDIYWGAEKEWLAPSENRYENLDDPSTLENPLAAVHMGLIYVNPEGVNGNPDPVKTGAQIRETFARMAMNDEETVALTAGGHTVGKAHGNGDASKLGAEPEGASIEEQGFGWSNSQNGGVGRHTITSGIEGAWTTNPTQWDNGYFKMLFEHEWELKKSPAGANQWMPKDIKEEDMPVDVEDPSVRTMPMMTDADMAMREDPIYREISLRFKDDQEYFSKTFARAWFKLTHRDMGPKVRYIGPEVPGEDLIWQDPVPAGNAGYDVDAVKAKIADAGISVSDLVATAWDSARTFRGSDMRGGANGSRIRLAPQKDWEGNEPARLSSVLAKLEPIAEEFNASVADVIVLAGNVGIEQAAKAAGVDATVPFTAGRGDASQEMTDENSFAPLEPFADGFRNYQKKAYAATAEEMMLDHAQLLGLSTPEMTVLVGGMRVLGTNYGGTKHGVFTDNVGALTTDFFVNLTDMAYKWEPTGANAYAGKDRKTGEMKYTATRADLVFGSNSILRAYAELYAQDDNKEKFVHDFIAAWTKVMNADRFDLN, encoded by the coding sequence ATGGAAAATAACACATCCTCAAATGGCATTGGAAAATGCCCATTCCATGGTGGAAACACTTCCACAGGCACCACCGACAAAGACTGGTGGCCTAATTCGCTGAACCTTGACATCCTGAACCAGCATGACGAGAAAACCAATCCTTATGGTGAGGATTTCGATTATCGTGAAGCAGTGAAAGATCTTGACTTTGATGCTGTTAAAGCGGACATGCATACTTTAATGACAGATAGCCAGGATTGGTGGCCAGCTGACTGGGGACATTACGGTGGATTCATGATCCGTATGGCCTGGCACGCAGCCGGAACCTACCGAATTTCTGATGGACGTGGTGGCGCAGGTACAGGTAATCAAAGATTCGCACCTTTGAACTCATGGCCTGATAACACCAGTCTGGACAAAGCAAGAAGACTGTTGTGGCCTATCAAAAAGAAATATGGCAACAAGATCAGCTGGGCAGACTTGTTCATCCTGGCAGGAAATGCCGCATATGAAACAATGGGATTAGAGATGTATGGTTTCTCTTACGGAAGACCTGACATCTGGCATCCTGAAAAAGATATTTATTGGGGAGCAGAGAAAGAGTGGTTGGCGCCTAGTGAAAATCGATATGAAAATCTGGATGATCCTTCGACTTTGGAGAATCCTTTGGCAGCAGTTCACATGGGATTGATCTATGTGAATCCAGAAGGTGTGAACGGAAACCCCGATCCAGTGAAGACTGGTGCACAGATCCGCGAGACTTTTGCCAGAATGGCGATGAATGATGAGGAGACAGTTGCTTTGACTGCTGGTGGACACACTGTAGGTAAAGCACACGGAAATGGAGATGCCAGCAAATTGGGTGCAGAGCCAGAGGGTGCATCAATAGAAGAGCAAGGTTTCGGCTGGAGTAACTCCCAAAATGGTGGTGTAGGCCGTCATACCATTACCAGTGGTATCGAGGGTGCTTGGACAACTAACCCTACTCAGTGGGACAATGGTTACTTCAAAATGTTGTTTGAGCACGAGTGGGAATTGAAGAAAAGTCCTGCTGGCGCCAATCAGTGGATGCCTAAGGACATCAAAGAAGAAGACATGCCTGTAGATGTGGAGGATCCTTCTGTCCGCACCATGCCGATGATGACTGACGCAGACATGGCCATGAGAGAGGATCCGATCTACCGTGAAATCTCTCTGAGATTCAAAGATGATCAGGAGTACTTTTCTAAAACGTTCGCCAGAGCGTGGTTCAAGTTGACACATAGAGACATGGGTCCAAAAGTTCGATACATCGGACCTGAAGTACCTGGTGAAGACCTGATCTGGCAAGATCCTGTTCCTGCTGGGAATGCTGGTTATGACGTAGATGCTGTAAAAGCGAAAATCGCCGATGCAGGTATTTCCGTATCAGATTTGGTTGCTACTGCATGGGATAGTGCAAGAACTTTCAGAGGTTCTGACATGAGAGGTGGCGCCAACGGTTCGCGAATCAGATTGGCCCCTCAAAAAGACTGGGAAGGAAACGAGCCAGCAAGATTATCAAGCGTTTTGGCTAAACTGGAGCCTATCGCTGAAGAGTTCAATGCAAGTGTGGCTGACGTCATTGTATTGGCTGGAAATGTAGGTATTGAGCAAGCGGCCAAAGCTGCTGGAGTGGATGCCACTGTTCCGTTCACTGCCGGAAGAGGAGATGCTTCTCAGGAAATGACTGACGAAAACTCTTTTGCCCCACTTGAACCTTTCGCTGATGGATTCAGAAACTATCAGAAGAAAGCTTACGCAGCTACTGCAGAAGAAATGATGTTGGATCACGCGCAATTACTTGGATTGTCCACTCCTGAAATGACTGTTTTGGTCGGTGGTATGAGAGTATTGGGCACCAATTATGGTGGAACGAAGCACGGTGTGTTCACTGATAATGTAGGTGCATTGACCACTGATTTCTTCGTAAACCTGACAGACATGGCTTACAAATGGGAGCCTACAGGAGCAAACGCTTACGCAGGTAAGGACAGAAAAACAGGTGAAATGAAGTATACGGCTACTCGCGCTGACCTTGTATTCGGTTCTAACTCTATCTTGAGAGCTTACGCTGAATTATACGCCCAGGATGATAACAAAGAGAAGTTTGTACATGACTTCATCGCAGCCTGGACCAAAGTGATGAATGCAGATAGGTTTGATCTGAACTGA
- a CDS encoding LysR substrate-binding domain-containing protein has product MTLAQLRYAINLQKYGSFKKASEKLSISQPALSLQIQKLENELGIGLFDRSSNPIVPTADGITFLAQAAEIIASVDHLQSRTLNLKNELEGTLTLGVIPTLAPFLVPLFIDQLQEAFPKFKLDIHEMITEDVITEVRGGFLDAGLISTPVDVYGIRSIPIFYERFFFYTSAEARGKNIGLENIDYDSLWLLNEGNCFRDQVNNFCDLTKLQEGRSFNYRSNSIDALIRIVDTKGGMTILPELTTLSLDENQEENISPIVKKAREIGVITQKTSLKEHFVQKLIDFIKENIPGNMLSSEGVEIVDPGIKMK; this is encoded by the coding sequence ATGACGCTGGCACAATTAAGATACGCCATCAATTTACAGAAATACGGATCATTTAAGAAGGCTTCTGAGAAGCTTTCTATAAGTCAACCAGCTTTGAGCCTTCAGATTCAGAAACTCGAGAATGAATTAGGTATTGGTTTATTCGACAGATCTTCGAACCCAATTGTGCCGACAGCCGATGGGATCACCTTTCTGGCGCAGGCTGCGGAAATTATTGCCAGTGTGGATCACCTGCAAAGTCGTACCCTAAATCTCAAAAATGAATTGGAGGGAACTTTAACTTTAGGCGTCATCCCAACACTGGCACCATTTCTTGTTCCACTTTTCATTGACCAACTGCAGGAAGCATTCCCCAAGTTTAAATTAGATATCCATGAAATGATCACGGAAGATGTGATTACGGAGGTAAGAGGGGGATTTCTGGATGCAGGATTGATCTCTACACCCGTTGACGTTTATGGCATTCGATCTATTCCCATTTTTTATGAGCGATTTTTCTTCTATACCTCAGCGGAGGCACGAGGGAAGAATATCGGCTTGGAAAACATTGATTATGATAGCCTCTGGCTATTGAATGAAGGGAATTGCTTTCGGGATCAGGTGAACAACTTTTGTGACCTGACCAAATTACAGGAGGGGAGGTCTTTCAATTATCGCAGCAACTCCATTGATGCTTTGATTAGGATAGTAGATACCAAAGGGGGAATGACCATTCTTCCTGAACTAACGACCTTAAGTCTGGACGAAAATCAGGAAGAGAACATTTCACCGATTGTAAAAAAGGCACGAGAGATTGGGGTCATTACCCAAAAGACTTCACTGAAAGAGCACTTTGTGCAAAAACTAATTGACTTCATCAAAGAGAACATTCCGGGTAATATGCTGTCCTCAGAAGGTGTAGAAATTGTAGATCCCGGGATTAAGATGAAGTGA
- a CDS encoding glyoxylate/hydroxypyruvate reductase A has translation MLLLDSTTKDLAPWLNAFQEQLPGEVCLWEDLKDPSTVEMAVVWGHREALFNHLPNLKVVASLGAGVDHIVSDPLLPNQVQVSKVVSEHLSDPMSNFCIGAVMYFHRQFDRYLEDKKNKIWDQQFDPEVPVRIGILGLGTLGTDLAKKLSYLGFEVHGLSRSKRQLGGVKTYVFEEMNTFLGNINLLIAMLPATPDTKEILNKELFDRLPDGSFLINVGRGHHQKDADILSALDSGKLNGAFLDVFPVEPPAKDSPMWDHPKVFITPHIAVVTKLEAAVPQIVENYRRMKMEQPLLNLIDRKKGY, from the coding sequence ATGCTACTACTAGACTCAACCACCAAAGACCTTGCTCCATGGCTTAATGCCTTTCAGGAACAACTACCTGGGGAAGTCTGCCTTTGGGAAGATTTGAAGGACCCCTCAACAGTGGAAATGGCTGTGGTTTGGGGGCACCGGGAAGCCTTGTTTAATCACCTTCCCAATTTGAAGGTGGTGGCCTCTTTGGGAGCAGGCGTTGATCATATCGTAAGTGATCCCCTACTACCCAATCAGGTGCAAGTTTCTAAAGTAGTCAGTGAACACCTCAGCGATCCCATGAGTAATTTTTGTATCGGGGCGGTGATGTATTTTCATCGGCAGTTTGATAGATATCTGGAGGACAAGAAAAATAAGATCTGGGACCAACAATTTGATCCGGAAGTGCCGGTGCGTATTGGTATTCTGGGGTTGGGAACATTAGGTACGGATTTGGCGAAGAAGTTGAGCTACCTGGGTTTTGAAGTACATGGACTAAGCCGTAGCAAACGGCAATTAGGGGGTGTTAAAACCTACGTTTTCGAAGAGATGAATACCTTTCTCGGAAACATCAACCTGCTCATTGCTATGTTGCCTGCTACGCCTGATACCAAAGAAATTCTGAACAAGGAGCTATTTGATAGACTACCGGATGGTTCCTTTCTGATTAATGTAGGTCGTGGCCATCACCAAAAGGATGCCGACATATTAAGTGCCCTTGATTCCGGTAAACTGAACGGGGCTTTTTTGGATGTATTCCCGGTCGAGCCTCCAGCAAAAGATAGTCCGATGTGGGATCACCCCAAAGTATTCATTACGCCGCACATTGCGGTTGTTACCAAATTGGAGGCGGCTGTTCCACAAATCGTAGAGAACTATCGCAGGATGAAAATGGAGCAACCGTTGTTGAACTTAATCGATCGGAAGAAGGGTTATTGA